A window of Xylophilus sp. GW821-FHT01B05 contains these coding sequences:
- a CDS encoding TetR/AcrR family transcriptional regulator, protein MTLREGLRPGGRSARVQEAVHQATQALLAETGRDTLTVPQIAARAGVTPSTIYRRWGDLPQLLADVALRHMRPDTGPQDTGTLRSDLEIWVDQYTEEMSSAPGRAMLRDVLAATDQGYAASQCAGITRAQIEQILQRAQARGEAVPEAALLMERVVAPVVYRMLFDAVALDTAYGRALLAGCLQTVAA, encoded by the coding sequence ATGACGCTCAGAGAAGGCCTGCGCCCCGGCGGCCGCAGCGCACGGGTGCAAGAGGCCGTGCACCAGGCCACCCAGGCCCTGCTGGCAGAAACCGGCCGCGACACGCTGACCGTGCCGCAGATCGCCGCGCGCGCCGGCGTCACGCCCTCGACCATCTACCGCCGCTGGGGCGACCTGCCCCAGTTGCTGGCCGACGTGGCCCTGCGGCACATGCGCCCGGACACCGGCCCGCAAGACACCGGCACCTTGCGCAGCGACCTGGAGATCTGGGTCGACCAGTACACGGAAGAGATGTCCTCCGCCCCCGGCCGCGCCATGCTGCGCGACGTGCTGGCGGCCACCGACCAGGGCTACGCCGCCAGCCAGTGCGCCGGCATCACCCGCGCCCAGATCGAGCAGATCCTGCAACGCGCCCAGGCGCGCGGCGAGGCCGTGCCCGAGGCCGCGCTGCTGATGGAGCGCGTGGTGGCGCCTGTCGTCTACCGCATGCTGTTCGATGCCGTGGCGCTGGATACCGCCTATGGCCGTGCGCTGCTAGCGGGCTGCCTGCAGACTGTCGCCGCGTAG
- the hpaH gene encoding 2-oxo-hept-4-ene-1,7-dioate hydratase codes for MSTSLTAEQLERAAQQLEEAERSRVACRQFSLEYPGMTMDDAYAVQHAWMQLKLRNGRRVKGHKIGLTSKAMQRAVKIDEPDFGTLLDDMFYRDGAVIPSARFLQLKIEAELAFVLDKPLSGPDCTLFDVLDATAYVTPALEILDARIQRVDAATGRSRTVLDTISDNAANAALVLGGRAFKPNLIDADMRRIGAIVSKNGEVEETGLAAGVLNHPAYGIAWLANRLHLHGVTLQAGEVVLAGSFIRPIDVQKGDTIVADYGEFGTVSCCFG; via the coding sequence ATGAGCACAAGCCTTACCGCCGAGCAGTTGGAGCGCGCCGCGCAGCAACTGGAAGAGGCCGAGCGCAGCCGCGTTGCCTGCCGCCAGTTCTCGCTCGAATATCCCGGCATGACCATGGACGACGCCTACGCCGTGCAGCACGCCTGGATGCAGTTGAAGCTGCGCAACGGCCGCCGCGTGAAGGGCCACAAGATCGGCCTCACCTCCAAGGCCATGCAGCGCGCGGTGAAGATAGACGAGCCCGATTTCGGCACGCTGCTGGACGACATGTTCTACCGCGACGGCGCGGTGATCCCGTCTGCGCGCTTCCTGCAATTGAAGATCGAGGCCGAGCTGGCCTTTGTGCTCGACAAGCCGCTGTCCGGGCCCGACTGCACGCTGTTCGACGTGCTCGACGCCACGGCCTATGTCACGCCGGCGCTGGAGATCCTCGACGCCCGCATCCAGCGAGTGGACGCCGCCACCGGCCGCAGCCGCACCGTGCTCGACACCATCTCCGACAACGCCGCCAACGCCGCGCTGGTGCTGGGCGGCCGCGCTTTCAAGCCCAACCTGATCGACGCCGACATGCGCCGCATCGGCGCCATCGTCAGCAAGAACGGCGAGGTCGAGGAAACCGGCCTGGCCGCCGGCGTGCTGAACCACCCGGCCTATGGCATTGCCTGGCTGGCCAATCGCCTGCACCTCCATGGCGTGACGCTGCAGGCGGGCGAGGTGGTGCTGGCTGGCTCCTTCATCCGCCCGATCGACGTGCAGAAGGGCGACACCATCGTGGCCGACTATGGTGAATTCGGTACCGTCTCTTGTTGTTTTGGCTGA
- a CDS encoding aldolase/citrate lyase family protein — MPTPNTFKRALAAGTPQIGIWSTLPSPYVSELIAGSGYDWVLLDTEHTPSDVPLMLQQLQAVDAEPSRRTAAVVRPAWNDPVLIKRYLDIGAQSLLLPFVQNADEARAAVAAIRYAPRGIRGMGGSMRASRFGRDAAYVRDAESELCLLVQVETREALERIEEIAGVDGIDGVFIGPADLSASMGHPGNAAHPEVRTAIDDAIRRIRACGKAPGILMADEVRARECLANGALFVAVAMDMLLLRNAADAVAAKFKAGAAGPASGSY; from the coding sequence ATGCCCACACCCAACACCTTCAAACGCGCCCTCGCGGCCGGCACGCCGCAGATCGGCATCTGGTCCACGCTGCCTTCGCCCTATGTGTCCGAGCTGATCGCCGGCTCGGGCTATGACTGGGTGCTGCTCGACACCGAGCACACGCCCAGCGACGTGCCCTTGATGCTGCAGCAGCTGCAGGCGGTGGATGCCGAGCCCTCGCGCCGCACGGCGGCGGTGGTGCGGCCGGCCTGGAACGATCCGGTGCTGATCAAGCGCTACCTGGACATTGGCGCGCAAAGCCTGCTGCTGCCCTTTGTGCAGAACGCCGACGAGGCACGCGCCGCCGTGGCCGCCATTCGCTACGCGCCGCGCGGCATTCGCGGCATGGGCGGCTCGATGCGGGCTTCGCGCTTTGGGCGCGACGCCGCCTATGTTCGCGACGCCGAGAGCGAGCTGTGCCTGCTGGTGCAGGTGGAGACGCGCGAGGCGCTGGAGCGCATCGAAGAGATCGCGGGGGTGGATGGCATCGACGGCGTCTTCATCGGCCCGGCCGATCTGTCGGCCAGCATGGGCCACCCGGGCAACGCCGCGCACCCCGAGGTGCGCACCGCCATCGACGACGCGATCCGCCGCATCCGCGCCTGCGGCAAGGCGCCGGGCATTCTCATGGCCGACGAGGTGCGCGCGCGTGAATGCCTGGCCAACGGCGCGCTGTTTGTGGCCGTGGCCATGGACATGCTGCTGCTGCGCAATGCGGCCGACGCGGTGGCCGCCAAGTTCAAGGCCGGTGCCGCAGGCCCAGCCAGCGGTAGTTACTGA
- a CDS encoding DMT family transporter, with amino-acid sequence MSFPRRDHLDSLAVSLLLACCLFWGFQQVLVKATVAEVAPAFQAALRFALALAVLWAWCLWRGVPLWRRDGSLGPGLLAGALFAGEFVCIYVGLQFTHASRLTVFLYGAPFWLAVLLPRFVPGERLRGAQWMGLACAFAGVLLALGDGGGAAALPRQWLGDLLGLLAGLLWALTTVVIRATPVGRIAPEKQLFYQVGVSALMFPLLSLLLRERWDWNLSAFALGSIGAQALVGAFASYLAWVWMLAHYPATKLSVFVFLTPVSALVAGALWLGEPVTAGFVTALALVAVGIALVNRKPRVAAATPGQ; translated from the coding sequence ATGAGCTTCCCGCGCCGCGACCATCTCGACTCCCTTGCCGTCTCCTTGCTGCTGGCCTGCTGCCTGTTCTGGGGCTTTCAGCAGGTGCTGGTGAAGGCGACGGTGGCCGAGGTGGCGCCGGCCTTCCAGGCGGCGCTGCGCTTTGCCTTGGCGCTGGCGGTGTTGTGGGCCTGGTGCCTGTGGCGCGGTGTGCCGCTGTGGCGGCGCGACGGCTCGCTGGGGCCGGGGCTGCTGGCGGGCGCGCTGTTTGCGGGGGAGTTCGTCTGCATTTACGTGGGCCTGCAGTTCACCCATGCCTCGCGGCTGACGGTGTTTCTCTACGGCGCGCCGTTCTGGCTGGCGGTGCTGCTGCCGCGCTTTGTGCCCGGCGAGCGGCTGCGCGGCGCGCAGTGGATGGGCCTGGCCTGCGCCTTTGCCGGCGTGCTGCTGGCCCTGGGCGACGGCGGCGGCGCGGCGGCGCTGCCACGGCAGTGGCTGGGCGATCTGCTGGGCCTGCTGGCCGGGCTGCTGTGGGCGTTGACCACGGTGGTGATCCGCGCCACGCCGGTCGGCCGCATCGCGCCGGAGAAGCAGTTGTTCTACCAGGTGGGCGTGTCGGCGCTGATGTTTCCGCTGCTGTCGCTGCTGCTGCGCGAGCGCTGGGACTGGAACCTGAGCGCCTTCGCGCTGGGCTCCATCGGCGCGCAGGCGCTGGTAGGCGCCTTTGCCAGCTACCTGGCCTGGGTGTGGATGCTGGCGCACTACCCGGCCACAAAGCTGTCGGTGTTTGTCTTTCTGACGCCGGTGTCGGCATTGGTGGCCGGCGCGCTCTGGCTGGGCGAGCCGGTGACGGCTGGCTTTGTCACCGCACTGGCGCTGGTCGCGGTGGGCATCGCGCTGGTGAACCGCAAGCCGCGCGTGGCGGCGGCCACGCCTGGTCAGTAA
- a CDS encoding MFS transporter — MPAHQNLRVPRHALALYALMLATFMAASSAPTPLYHLYQEAWGFSAGTLTLVFGVYAFSLLLALLTTGSLSDHVGRRPVVLGALALEVVAMLVFAEADGVATLILARLLQGFATGVAASVLAAAVLDVDRARGALLNSLAPVQGMAVGALGSSLLVQYAPAPMRLVYGVLLLLFVLQAIAAARLPETVSRRPGALAALWPRIRVPAAARQALLRVAPIDIAVWALGGFYLSLGPTLARAVTGSDAVTTGGWVVFALTTSGALAVWLLRAWAAPALLRLGALALAAGLLITLAGVHGGGAVLFFLGTAVAGVGFGTGFQGALRAVLPLAAPHERGGLMAAFYVLSYLAFSLPAILAGVLVHAVGLSVTTDGYACVLVLLALATLVAAPRRTVGA; from the coding sequence ATGCCTGCCCACCAAAACCTTCGCGTTCCGCGCCATGCGCTGGCGCTGTATGCGCTCATGCTCGCCACCTTCATGGCCGCGTCCAGCGCGCCAACGCCGCTCTACCACCTGTACCAGGAAGCCTGGGGTTTCTCCGCCGGCACGCTGACGCTGGTGTTTGGTGTCTATGCCTTCAGCCTGTTGCTGGCGCTGCTCACCACTGGCTCGCTGTCCGACCATGTCGGGCGGCGCCCGGTGGTCCTGGGCGCATTGGCGCTGGAAGTGGTGGCCATGCTGGTGTTTGCCGAGGCCGACGGCGTGGCCACGCTGATCCTGGCGCGGCTGCTGCAGGGCTTTGCCACCGGCGTGGCGGCCAGCGTGCTGGCGGCTGCGGTACTGGACGTGGACCGGGCACGCGGCGCGCTGCTCAACAGCCTGGCGCCGGTGCAGGGCATGGCGGTGGGCGCGCTCGGCAGCAGCCTGCTGGTGCAGTACGCGCCGGCGCCGATGCGGCTGGTCTACGGCGTGCTGCTACTGCTGTTCGTGCTGCAGGCCATTGCCGCCGCGCGCCTGCCTGAGACCGTCAGCCGCCGGCCCGGTGCGCTGGCCGCGCTGTGGCCGCGCATCCGGGTGCCGGCCGCGGCACGGCAGGCGCTGCTGCGCGTGGCGCCTATCGACATCGCGGTCTGGGCGCTGGGCGGCTTCTATCTGTCGCTCGGGCCCACGCTGGCGCGCGCGGTGACCGGCTCAGACGCGGTCACCACTGGCGGCTGGGTGGTGTTTGCGCTGACCACCAGCGGTGCGCTGGCGGTATGGCTGCTGCGCGCCTGGGCTGCGCCGGCCTTGCTGCGCCTGGGCGCGCTGGCGCTGGCCGCCGGCCTGCTGATTACCCTGGCCGGCGTGCATGGCGGCGGTGCCGTGCTGTTCTTCCTGGGCACGGCGGTGGCGGGCGTGGGTTTTGGCACGGGCTTCCAGGGTGCGCTGCGCGCGGTGCTGCCGCTGGCGGCGCCGCATGAGCGCGGCGGGCTGATGGCGGCCTTCTATGTGCTGAGCTACCTGGCCTTCAGCCTGCCGGCCATCCTGGCCGGGGTGCTGGTGCATGCCGTGGGGCTGAGCGTCACCACTGATGGCTACGCCTGCGTGCTGGTGCTGCTGGCGCTTGCTACCTTGGTTGCCGCACCGCGCCGTACCGTGGGCGCGTGA
- a CDS encoding fumarylacetoacetate hydrolase family protein, translated as MKLVSFLHAGRPCWGAATDAGIVDLGRRLPQFGSVTAFLEGGDAALQQARAALNGAAPDHALAGVQLQLPIPAPRKIFCIGVNYAHRNAEYKDGSDLPKYPSIFMRVPDSFVGDGSALLQPHESQQLDYEGEIGIVIGRGGRRIAREQALAHIGGLTCINEGTIRDWVHHAKFNVTQGKNFHASGAIGPWIVTADEFTQGYGALRVQTRVNGEARQDDTTEHLMFDFAYLIAYLSTFTTLEAGDVIATGTPTGAGIRFDPPKFLQPGDVVEVEVSGVGILRNVVEKEQ; from the coding sequence ATGAAACTCGTCAGCTTTCTTCACGCCGGCCGCCCCTGCTGGGGCGCCGCCACCGATGCCGGCATCGTTGACCTGGGTCGGCGCCTGCCGCAGTTCGGCTCGGTCACGGCTTTTCTTGAAGGCGGCGACGCCGCGCTGCAGCAGGCGCGTGCCGCGCTGAACGGCGCCGCGCCCGACCACGCGCTGGCCGGGGTGCAACTGCAACTGCCCATCCCCGCGCCGCGCAAGATCTTCTGCATAGGCGTGAACTACGCGCACCGCAATGCCGAGTACAAGGACGGCAGCGATCTGCCCAAGTACCCCAGCATCTTCATGCGCGTGCCAGATTCGTTTGTGGGCGATGGCAGCGCCTTGCTGCAGCCGCATGAGTCGCAGCAGCTCGACTACGAGGGCGAGATCGGCATCGTCATCGGCCGTGGCGGTCGGCGCATTGCGCGCGAGCAGGCGCTGGCCCATATCGGCGGCCTGACCTGCATCAACGAAGGCACCATCCGCGACTGGGTGCACCACGCCAAGTTCAACGTCACGCAGGGCAAGAACTTCCACGCCTCCGGCGCCATCGGCCCGTGGATCGTCACGGCAGACGAATTTACGCAGGGCTACGGCGCGCTGCGCGTGCAGACCCGCGTGAACGGCGAGGCGCGGCAAGACGACACCACTGAACATCTGATGTTCGACTTCGCCTATCTCATTGCCTACCTGTCGACCTTCACCACGCTGGAGGCCGGCGACGTCATCGCCACCGGCACGCCGACCGGTGCCGGCATCCGCTTTGATCCGCCCAAGTTTCTGCAGCCCGGCGACGTGGTCGAGGTGGAGGTGAGCGGCGTGGGCATCCTGCGCAACGTGGTGGAGAAAGAGCAATGA
- a CDS encoding LacI family DNA-binding transcriptional regulator, which translates to MASIKDVAREAGVSTTTVSRVLSQPDAVRPALRARVQQVIEALDYRPNLAARRLRQQRASLIGLIVSDIRNPFFTDISRAVEDMAYRHGLRVILCNSDEDPAKERAYLELMADEQASGVILSATPEGLKHLASGPRPAAPVVLIDRAPEALPADAVTLDNSAAAQRLTEHLLAQGHRHIVALAGAHSTTGRDRQQGYENAMRAAGLAPQSVPLRPSAGAGQAAMQALLAAPQRPDAVLATNGLLLLGVVQAMQAANLAWPRDVALAGFDDNDWTTLVQPGITVIAQPTYDLGRTAAELLLQRMAEPARGPRRILLEGELRVRGSSGPRVA; encoded by the coding sequence GTGGCCAGCATCAAGGACGTCGCCCGCGAGGCCGGCGTATCCACCACCACCGTCTCCCGCGTTCTGAGCCAGCCCGATGCCGTGCGGCCGGCGCTGCGCGCGCGGGTGCAGCAGGTGATCGAGGCGCTGGACTACCGCCCCAACCTGGCGGCGCGCCGGCTGCGGCAGCAGCGCGCCTCATTGATCGGGCTGATCGTCTCGGACATCCGCAACCCCTTCTTCACCGACATCAGCCGCGCGGTGGAAGACATGGCCTACCGGCACGGCCTGCGCGTGATCCTGTGCAACTCGGACGAAGACCCGGCCAAGGAGCGCGCCTACCTGGAGCTGATGGCCGACGAGCAGGCCAGCGGCGTGATCCTGTCGGCCACGCCCGAGGGCCTGAAGCACCTGGCAAGCGGCCCGCGCCCGGCGGCGCCGGTGGTGCTGATCGACCGCGCGCCCGAAGCCCTGCCGGCCGACGCCGTGACGCTGGACAACAGCGCCGCCGCGCAGCGCCTGACCGAGCACTTGCTGGCGCAGGGCCACCGCCATATCGTGGCGCTGGCCGGCGCCCACAGCACCACCGGCCGCGACCGCCAACAGGGCTATGAGAACGCGATGCGCGCAGCGGGCCTGGCGCCGCAATCCGTGCCGCTGCGCCCCAGCGCCGGCGCCGGCCAGGCCGCCATGCAGGCGCTGCTGGCCGCGCCGCAGCGGCCCGACGCGGTGCTGGCCACCAACGGCCTGCTGCTGCTGGGCGTGGTGCAGGCGATGCAGGCCGCCAACCTGGCCTGGCCGCGCGACGTGGCGCTGGCCGGCTTCGACGACAACGACTGGACCACGCTGGTGCAGCCCGGCATCACCGTGATCGCCCAGCCCACCTACGACCTGGGCCGCACCGCCGCCGAGCTGCTGCTGCAGCGCATGGCCGAGCCCGCACGCGGCCCGCGCCGCATCTTGCTGGAGGGCGAATTGCGCGTGCGCGGCTCCAGCGGGCCCCGCGTGGCTTGA